Sequence from the Agrococcus sp. SL85 genome:
ACGTGTTGCCCGTCGCGTCGACGATGTGGAAGTGGCCGTCGGCGCCGAGCTCCGCCTCCGACGGGCCGAGGTGCAGCGAGCCGTCGCCGCCCTTCCGCGCGTCCATCCGGATCTTGATGAGCGAGGCGACGACCGCGATGACCATCGAGGCGAGGATGACGATGAGCGAGTGCCAGACCTCGATGTGGGGGACCCACTCGATGGGCTGGCCGCCGTTGATGAACGGCAGCTCGTTCTTCTCCATCGCGTGGAAGACCAGCTTCACGCCGATGAAGCCGAGGATCGCCGCGATGCCGTAGTGCAGGTACACCAGGCGGTCGAGGAGGCCGCCGAGCAGGAAGTAGAGCTGGCGGAGGCCCATGAGCGCGAAGATGTTGCACGCGAAGACGAGGAACGGGTCGGTCGTCACCGAGAAGATCGCCGGGATCGAGTCGATCGCGAACAGCAGGTCGGTCGTGCCGAGCGCGAGGATCACGAGCAGGAAGGGCGTGATGTACTTCACGCCGTCCTCGGTGATCGTCGCCTTGCCGCCGTTCCAGCGGTCGGTGACGTTGACGCGCTTCTTCAGCAGGCGCACCGCGAAGTTGTCCTTCTCGCCGGCGTCGTCGTCGTGGCCGAACGCCTGCTTGTAGGCGACGTAGACGAGGTAGGCGCCGAAGATGTAGAAGATCCACGAGAGCTGCTCGACGAGCTGCACGCCCACGAGGATGAAGATGCCGCGCAGCACGATCGCGATCAGGATGCCGATCATGAGCACCCGCTGCTGCATCTCCTTCGGCACCGCGAAGCGGCTCAGGATGATGATGAAGACGAACAGGTTGTCGATCGAGAGCGAGTACTCGAGCAGCCAGCCCGTCACGAACTCGCCCGCGTGCTGGGCGTCGCCCATGAGCAGCAGGATGCCCGCGAAGACGAGCGCGAGGCTCACGTAGAAGACGACCCAGCCGGTCGCCTCCTTCATGGAGGGCACGTGCGGCCTCTTCACGACGATCAGCAGGTCGAAGATGAGGATGGCGACGAGGACCGCGAGGGACGCGATCTCGAAGATCTGGTACGGAGTCAAGCGCTGGGCCTTCCCGGTGGTGCGCGAACGGAGCTCGCGAACGTCTCTCCCACGCGGATCGCGCCGCCGCGACCGGGAGCGCGGAGCCTCCGTGATGACGATCGCGGCGTGATCGGGATACTCCCCTTCGCCAGGGGACGATCCTACCCCGTGGCCCGCCTAGCATGGGTGCATGGCAGCGAAGTGGTCCCTCACCGGCGCCCTCCGGGGCATGTTCCAGCGGGAGACGATCACCGAGGAGACCTGGGACGACCTCGAGACGGCCCTCATCACCGCCGACTTCGGGCCGGACATCACCGAGCAGCTCGTCGATGCGCTGCGCGCCGATGTCGAGCGCCTCGCGCTCGACGACCCGCAGGACCTGCGCCGCATGCTGCGCGAGCGGCTCGAGGAGCGGTTCGCCGCCTACGACCCCACGCTCTCGCTCCAGGAGCGGCCCGCCGTCATCCTCGTGGTGGGCGTCAACGGCGTCGGCAAGACGACGACGATCGGCAAGCTCGCGCGCTTCCTCGTGCGCAACGGCCAGTCGGTCGTCGTCGGCGCGGCCGACACCTTCCGCGCCGCCGCCGTCGAGCAGCTGGGCACCTGGGCGCAGCGCGCCGGCAGCGCGATCGTGCGGCCCGAGCGCGAGGGCCAGGACCCGGCCTCCGTGGCGTACCAGACCGTCGAGGCGGCGAAGCAGCACGAGCACGCGATGTGCATCATCGACACCGCGGGACGCCTGCACACCAAGGGCGGGCTCATGGACGAGCTCGGCAAGATCAAGCG
This genomic interval carries:
- the ftsY gene encoding signal recognition particle-docking protein FtsY — encoded protein: MAAKWSLTGALRGMFQRETITEETWDDLETALITADFGPDITEQLVDALRADVERLALDDPQDLRRMLRERLEERFAAYDPTLSLQERPAVILVVGVNGVGKTTTIGKLARFLVRNGQSVVVGAADTFRAAAVEQLGTWAQRAGSAIVRPEREGQDPASVAYQTVEAAKQHEHAMCIIDTAGRLHTKGGLMDELGKIKRVIEKQSPIAEVLLVLDATTGQNGVNQAMAFIEHAGITGLVVTKLDGSAKGGFILAVQERTGIPIKLIGQGEGIDDLTGFTPHVFVEQLVG
- a CDS encoding TerC family protein yields the protein MTPYQIFEIASLAVLVAILIFDLLIVVKRPHVPSMKEATGWVVFYVSLALVFAGILLLMGDAQHAGEFVTGWLLEYSLSIDNLFVFIIILSRFAVPKEMQQRVLMIGILIAIVLRGIFILVGVQLVEQLSWIFYIFGAYLVYVAYKQAFGHDDDAGEKDNFAVRLLKKRVNVTDRWNGGKATITEDGVKYITPFLLVILALGTTDLLFAIDSIPAIFSVTTDPFLVFACNIFALMGLRQLYFLLGGLLDRLVYLHYGIAAILGFIGVKLVFHAMEKNELPFINGGQPIEWVPHIEVWHSLIVILASMVIAVVASLIKIRMDARKGGDGSLHLGPSEAELGADGHFHIVDATGNTFRRPLTVEATRTGTVTVVDAEGKEAPASDFSEDVLREAAREDMDEAALEELRRRIREANAQGREDLANRDDHQS